The genomic region ggcaactgggtggcgctataacaacagaaaaatgcttcaaaatggctaaaatgcgaccgatcgctgttgctccccctgtggaccaatgttggtgggtttttttctaatttttagtatgactaagtcatggtatggtatgctgtacataatcacagaaactgtcagtgtgtcattctgtctaggcattgaggattggcataggtagaaggtgacacagctaccaatgggtatggactagtcttcTTTTGAATTAAAAAATCTTTGCTGATTTTACCAGTCACGATGACCTCACTAAAGGAGGAGCTCTGGGACACTCTGGAGGATTTGAAGGAAGAGGAATTCAAGCAGCTGAAATGGCTCCTCCAGCAGGAAGACATCATGCACACAGTCATCCCACATGTCAAGGCCATCCCTGTGACTCGGCTCGAGAGGGCAGACAGGCAGGACACCGTTGTTCAGATGGTGCAGAGCTACGGCGCTTGCGAAGCTCTGGAGGTGACCAGGAAAGTTTTGATGAAGATCAACAGAAATGATCTGGTGGAGAGATTACTAAACATCCCCTCCACACCAAACAGTACGTTATGGAAAGGGAAAATTATGCTGATATGTGTCGAACACCCTTCAAcattcctttttctttctttctctccctctctgtagCAGAAGATGTTGGTGATGTGGCGACCACTTCAGAAAACAGAGAGACTGAAGGTAAAGCTGttcagtgaactcattgtccatttaaacattattaaaaatgattaaggacttttatttctgtttgtacAACTCGATAACAGGATAAGAGCAGCCCCTATCTTTGTGTTAATCAAtctaaggccctgatcacacagaaagcgttttagcagctaGAATGTTGTAATTGAATgaagaatgaagctttttgctctgCTTTTTGGAGTGAGTTGAAAAACCTCCAACTCAAAACAGAAAAGCgccccatgtcatctcttttttgtcatctttttttctcattgtccaatgggatgatttgagaggcggggcttctgtggtggtcacgacaacaagtttccAGTtagtaaacaatggaggagaaactggtggtagcggttgctgtgAGCAATAGGCCCCGATGACAGATAGGAGATTGTCAAACTGCCCGAAtcatcctaaaatctgcctgtaaacgtccatgacagaggagaagctcctggaccaactggtggtactccccatgatccagcctcttttttagggtctcatgtacccacacagatctctgtttatctgctgacagcctctcaccctcaaccagagctacagacagcaccctctgctctgcctcaacatggcagcagctacacactgattacagtgaaacaactaaaataaataaataaatagtagattgattacacaggaaggttagaaTACAACCAgtttcatcagtgtgtgagtgcgtgtgaatgcttactgagcagcaggtggcaccatgtatggtagcctcggccaccagtgtgtgaatgtgtgtgtgaatgggtgaatgtgacgtagTGTAAAAGAGCTTTGACTGGTTGGaggactagaaaggcactaaaCAAGGGCAGTCCAgttaccatttaccatttttCTTGCATAAATGCTTTGCTCTACACAGATCTGATGGTGCCAGTAGAGAAGCCCCCACGGCCAATCACCTCATACCAACAAATGCTCCAATCTAACCTTGAGAACCGGTTTATTTGCATACAAGAAGGACTGTCAGGTACGCAGGATAAAAAACGTCTGGAAGATATCTATACAGAGCTCTACATCACAGACGGAGGCAACATGCAACTCAACAGGCAACATGAGGTCAGAAAGATTGAGATGGCATCAAGAAGACCAGCAGAAACGGAGGTATCAATCAAACACAGTGATATCTTCAAACATCCTTCCGGAAAATACATACCTATAAAGACTGTGCTGACCAATGGAATTGCAGGAATAGGGAAGACGCTTCTTGTGCAGAAGTTCATCCTTGACTGGGCTGAAGGAAAAGCCAATCAAGACGTGCATCTCATATTCCCCTTCAACTTCCGCCAGCTCAATTTACTGCAGGGAAAAAGGTTTCATCTCGCCAAACTCATTCACGAATGTATCGAGGAAACCAAAGACATCACAGAGGACGCTTTGatttacattttcacagcaCTGCAGAAGTCAGGAAACACCAACTATGACAAGAGTAGATTTAAACTTCTGTTTGTGCTGGATGGGTTTGATGAGAACCGTCTTCACCTAGACTTCAGAGccaaagaaaaagacaacattgatgtgacaaagtcagctgGGGTAGAGGGACTGCTGATGAACCTCATTAAAGGGACTCTGCTTCCCTCTGCTCGTCTCTGGATAACCACAAGACctgcagcagccaatcaaatctcTCTGGTGCGTGTTGACATGgtgacagaggtcagagggtTCACTGACCCGCAGAAGGAGGAGTACTTCACTAAGAGATtcagagatgaggagcaggcCAGCAGAATCATCTCCCACATCAAGTCGTCACGAAGCCTCCACATCATGTGTCACATCCCAGTCTTCTGCTGGATCACTGCTACAGTTCTGGAGGATGTGTTGAGAACCAGTGAAAGAGGAGAGCTGCCCAAGACCCTGACTGAGATGTACACAGAGTTCCTTATGTTCCAGATCAGACAGACAACAGAGAAGTACGGCACAAAGAAGAGCCTTCAGTACATCCAGTCGCTTGCAAAACTGGCATTTTACCAGCTGAAGAAAGGAAACCTGATCTTCTACGAGAAAGACCTTAAAGAGAGTGGAATTCATCTCCATGAAGCATCTATTTACTCCGGGGTGTTCACACAGATCTTTAAAAAGGAGCACTGGAGAAGGAAGGACAAGAACAAGGGAAGAATGTTCAGCTTTGTCCATCTGAGCATTCAGGAGTTTCTGGCTGCTTTTTATGTGGAGCTCTCACGCATTAACAGCAACAAGAACGTGATGGCTGAATCCCAAATGACTTTCAAATGTCTGTGCATAGTTTTCAGCGAAACATCGGCAACAGAAATCCACAGGATTGCTATTGACGAGGCCTTACAGAGTCCAGATGGGCACCTGGACTTGTTTCTCCGTTTCCTGTTGGGTCTTTCATCGCAGACCAATCAAGATCTCCTGGCAGACCTACTGAAACAGAAAAGAGTCAGCTCAAACAGCAATCAGGAAACAATCCAGTACATCAAGGAGAAGTTTAAGGAGAATCTCTCTCCAGAGAGAAGCATCAACCTGTTTCACTGTCTGAGCGAGCTGAATGATCATTCTCTAGTGGAAGAGATCCAACGGTACCTGAGCTCAGgtatactgtacacacaaaaaCTGACTCCTGGTCAGTTGTCGGCTCTGGTGTTCATCTTAATGTCATCAGAAAAACATCACGATGTGTTCGACTTAAAGAAATACTGTATCTCAGAGAGGGGCTTCCTGAAACTGCTGCCAGTGTTTCAAACCTCCGTCACGTACCTGTAGGTGGATGTATTACAATATTAACATCAAATGTTGTATtctaagaataaaataaatgaactttgtttttcatctATTAATCCTCATCAGGCTGAGTGGCTGTGGACTTTCGAACCCTTCATGCTTTAATGCTCTGGCCTCAGTGCTAATCTCCAAACCATCTCATCTGAGAGAGCTGGATCTGAGCAGCAACTGCCCTGAAGATGGCGGAGTGACTCTGCTCTCTGATGGACTGAAGAACCCCAATTGTAGGCTGGAATTGCTCAGGTCAGCTCACTTTATTTATAATGGTTTCGAGACACTATTGGCTTCCCCTTTCAAtattaatgatgataataataataattttaaaaaaataaaataatacattttattatgcCTCCTTAGCTGGCTATGAAGTGTTTGGTTAAAAGAGAGGCAGTTAAGGTTAGCGCAAGGGTTATGGGAAGGGTTACATGTCATTAAAGTGAATCACGTCTTCATGTATAATGCATTATGAAGAGGATTATGGCTCAAGGCTGGCAACAAAAACTCAGTCCACACACATATATCAATCAAAACATGATATTTAGCTTAAACTAATAAACATATGATCTAACTGGTGGAGTGTGTAAGTGGTCACGTGGGAAGTGTGTGGATGAGTGAAAATATAGTGTAGTGCAGATTGGCTGTGGCAGCATaggccataggcttgtgctaataacgttagcatgttatatttgtttggaaaacgtgtttagtatcagacagttgttttgtcagtgaaccttgtgagctgtaatggagctgaattttgtaacgttacctttgttacatgttgctgttgtccctggcttcatatgagaagaggaaaagtctgctagctgctaggctaatttatacaatgtaaaatgccataggcttgtgctaataacgttagcatattgtatttgtggggaaaatgtgtccagataaagacaagtgtttgtctgtgaatgctgcgagttatagtgaagctgatttgtgtacttataTTTGAAATTGTTgttattaagccatgtttaatgtgtgtttaatgtgtgtttaatgcatattttgaatcaactaaactttacagcacttgacagaaaccccaccgctgactagtgttttggaggtgtaactacagagtgacacagacacaccaccacacaaaatataaataatataaatataaatgctcacaacagcgtaggctctgcacagagctgacgcacaagtataaatcccgctttatACTACTAACAAAAACCAGAACACCTTCAACACCAAACTCTTGTCCCTTTGCCTACAGATTCCGCATTCCTATGCAGATATATGTTCACAGAGATTAGTCAAACCAAGGTAAAGCAACTCTGTTAAaattctgtatttgtgtgtttcacCTTCCACAGGTTGAGTGAGTGTCAGCTGTCAGAGAAAAGCTGTGACACTTTGGCCTCAGTTCTCAGCTCCAAGACCTCTTGTCTGCGAGAGCTGGACCTGAGTAACAACAACCTGCAGGACTCTGGAGTGaagctcctctctgctggacTTGGGAGTCTTCACTGTACATTGAAATGTCTCAGGTCAGAATTCAATGCAGTAAACATCACAATCACAAAGGCTgtaacttaaataaaacaaattcgAAGTACAATATGCAATGtattcaaattaaatgaagCCAACATATTTGGCTTAATTAAGAACTACATTGCAGAACAAATGCTCTTATGTGGCCtctgatgatggtgatgatcagtatcaggtcatttttgatgacggcccagtgatggcagtgtcggcAGCCAGAATTTGACCCGTTGATTTGGCTCAATTCTGGGGCGTCATTAAACCAGAGTCTCAGCTAAGTTGGGCAGGTGGATACGGCCTGAATAATTTCTTCCAGCGTCCCAAGTTTGGGCCGATGcccagttttttttcctcttaggTGTTGAATCCAAAATGCTTCCTCACTTTACTTTCTGATTACTTGTTATTATGATCACTGATTTCATCCATCCAACAAGCGGCGATGATGATTGGATCCCGCAGTGCGCACACATCAGCAGAATGTGCAGCCACGTGGCGAGATAATCCACAGCACAGGAAATCACAGGCAGCAGAAAAGGTAAACTCACTATGGAGAGCTGGGTGACGGCCTCTCCAAACAGCCACAGGGAACAGgcaaacagaaaccaggaaGATGGAAGCAGAGCTCTTGGTCAGGGACAGAGGGCTAAATGGTATACTAGGGAGCAGATgaagcaggagagtcagagGCAGGCGAGGTCggcaacaaggaagcagtccagGAATAAACGCTGTAAAGTCTTGCATGTGAATGACAtagaacaatctggcaaggagAGTCTGTGAAGCTGGAGTCTTTATACTGGCAGGAGGTGAAGATCCACAGGTGAGAGCGGTTGGTTTGGTGAGATGTGGAACGGCAGGAGTTggagatgtgtggacaggtgataggctggcaggtaggtgtggtggagAGGTGGGGTCAGTGGAAATTTACTGGATAAAATGAGAGAGTGGTATGCATGGCTGCGTTGGCTCCATTTAACAGCCCTGGAGGTTTTCGCTTGATTCAGAGACACAGTGcattggggtttttttgcatTTGGGTGAACCAACCATTtaatttaaagaggcaacagataggagtgtatcactgtccgagggctgccgtagaatggcaaccaggatgtcagccgaccaacactcgctacccgctccctggttgcggcgatttgcgatgctggccagctaggaatgaactagcagccagtacagtacagtcctctctggtctagctaacatttagccgtgttacttactgatccattagaaagaaagctagctggacatgggttttgaagcctctttggtcacggagctccctccatctcttgaacgcctgactgaggtttactcttgtttttcctcttcttttatcactctcctttttgctcttctttgcctcctcacacagaggagctccttttcttttgctaggccgtttttcacttgtctccaaactttgtccgtctgttattgtgctcgtgactcaactatctcatgccccggtcagttcctcataaggaccagctccagtccctgattggctgactgaccagttttgcaatacatgacgcgtttcctgccgtaaagcagattttttccgcgaaatttcggcaccggtggcagaagcttattacaaagattgcaaagccattaagtaacttatgtaaacgctgatagtctgattttactgtggacactaccctgtgcaacccacattattttcataatgatatatttgggagaaaatgctgtctgttgcttctttaaattAGTTATCCCCAGTAGGAATCAATAAGCATTTTTTGTGCTACACTCAATGAGTCACAGAAAGGAGCAAACACTTAAGTAGTTGCTGTCAttatcagtaataatattaattactATCTGAAATTACATAATAAAGTACAGTAAAGAAATAGAAGTGTggatagaaaagaaaacattttaatctaTTTTCATGTTCTTTAAGGTTGAATTTGTGCAACCTGTCATGGATGAGCTGTGAAGCGCTGGCCTCAGTTCTTCGCTCTCAGTTGTCTTGTTTGAAACAACTGGAAATGAGCAACAACGACCTGCGGGATTCAGGAGTAGAGGTGCTCTCTGGTGGACTGGAGAGTCCACAATGTAGACTGGAAATCCTCAGGTCAGAATTCTTGTTTGTTTCATGAATGGTGGAAAatctgtggtaaaaaaaaataaaatctaagaAAACAAATTCACAAACTGTGTAGGCTGTCAGGCTGTCTGGTCACAGAGGTAGGCTGTGTTTCTCTGGCCTCAGCTCTGAGCTCAAACCCCTCCCATCTGAAAGAGCTGGACCTGAGCTACAATCATCCAGGAGACTCAGGAGTCAAGCTGCTTTCTTCTGGACTAGAGGATCCAAACTGGAGACTGGACACTCTCAGGTACCGAGAGCAAACAACTGGAGAATAGCTAACACATCATAAACACTGCCCCTGTGTCAGATTAaggaatattatttaaaaaccaTAAATGTTAACTCATTGACTTTTTTCCAGGTTGGAACCTAGTGGTGTGCGCTGGTTGAAATCTGGTCTGAAGAAGTGTAAGTGTATATTAAGTTGTATAGATTAGATTTGTATACAGCTGAAAGTTTATTGAGACATCTGTCTAAATCCTAGGTCAagtaaaaacagacagaagacaataaaagtgcactcagtagagtgcagatctctgccaggGAGGTGCGGAGCTGATCATGGCCACTCCAGACAGTTCTTCTAGATGCGGCACGGTGCGCCCCAGATGTTAATAAAAATAAGCCTAGTCAATTTTCATGGAGCTGCAGCAcgttgcacagagcagatccaTGTCTCTTGCTAACTGACACTGTGTGCGAAATACAGATACAAtataattatgaggatgaatgaagggagagaattgtgaatggatgagcacgaagaaagtcttcctgattgacgGTGACGTCACTGCGCTTCTTTAGCCAAGATACCGTCTACTGTCAAAACGAAGACAGAAAAGCTCATTTTTTGGCAGCAGATCAGCCAGCAGACATTAGGTGTTGCTGGagagtgttgtgcttttatcaccgTTTGCTTTTTAAGTTTGTTGTTGACTATGGTCAGCCGTTTGTTAATGTGGCATTATGTTAGCTGGCCAGCTAATGTTACTGTCAAGATAGTAGAGGTgtgaatcaccagaggcccaaCGATATGAGATTATCAGGATGCTTAAGTCACAATGCAGTGTAACGctgcttttcactgtttttcgATATGACTATTGCGATTAACATATTTTGCAACATTATGTGATTATTATCtattttcaactgcaaattaaacaaacaacctTGTCAGCATCTGTTTTCATCAAATAAAATTAAGTTGTCAGTCTGTTTAtgtcacttcagtcattttcattGCAGCAAAATTTGATTACTGacctgaaaaagcaattgattttatttttctagtAGGCTACTACAATTGTATgttgtatttgcaatattaatactttatgtgataaaaaatcaatcagtatTGGCATCTATGTATCAATACTATATTGCCACgcaaaatatcatgatattaagctgtatctattttttccccacccctacAAGATTTTGTCAAACAAACATACCCAGGGAgcttggtctcactccaaagtcatcgaagtcccgcgcttgggcagtgacttggggCGTCataaaccaacaaaaaaggtgtcctgaaacgtcggcatgatacgcggtcgattgccgttatagtttaactgcGCCCGGCAGCATCAAGGGAAAATGCgatgggacaaggacgaaagttaaggcggtgaaagtccgagtagggcaggtggagtggtggtggatgggtccaataaacacgactttcacccaagGGTGTccgtgtcccgtaagattctaaagccaaaccctgttcttttttccaaaacctaaccacgtgtgtttcaCACAATCAATTTGCCATGTTGTACCGATATAGTGATGATGTTATCTAATCTGATTTCAGAATCCTTTTTGTTCGTCTGAGCAACCCATTTGCAGGATCTGATCTATCCTGTAGCTGAAATCTGATCAGATTACTTCAGAACGCTTGGGCCCTGGACAGCAAAACATAAGATTTCCAAATCTAGATCATTCTGATACAGATTACATTTTTTGAACAACTGGACCCTGGTGCTCTGGTTTAGAGTAAGACCAAAATGTGGCCTACAGCAGATGGTAagacttgttgtttttagcccaGCTGATTTCAGAAAAACTAGCAGCCCCTGCTGGCCGGTTAATAGGAGTGAGGAGGCAGCAGTTGATGATGGTATAAGAGGCCGTACATATTTCATGTCCTTAAgcgcctggaaaacacaaggtcgggcgctgggtgctacttgTGCCtcttctgtgccagctttcaagggCTTGGAGTAaagttgtgtctgaggttgctaaatGACCATAACCACCACCgaatcatagcctatttaccagaaatcctgagtgcagagctgatcttcttccaggcgctgttttgTAAGAGTGTGTGAGGCCAAAAATATCGTACGTGGGAGGGACGTAAAGCTCTgacagccctgcactaaaatgatgaactttttcttcatatttatcacagactgatatttacagatgaagggaatgatatctgtcggctgtgattggttggtccttgtcacatgacatgcagtgcgcgCTGCTGCGTTTCAAAAATTTATCACAGGGTGCAGCCATCATGCCCTGAAAAATAGACGCTCGGAAACGCATGTGTGCTGAAATGGCATCGCTCTGGTATTTGAGTGTGCCTGATGCATGTCTACATTGTAAACGATtcatttgagggtgcaaaaaatgcGGCATGTGCACGGTCAGGTTTTTCATCGAACGACATCTTACACCTGGCAGAGATaaaagaaattttaaaaaaaagtcaaattaacATAAGGTCTGAAACTGCTGCTTGTACTGTGATCTGTTTTTCCCACCAGATGCCTGTGAACTCACCCTGGACCGGAACACGGCGCACAGACACCTCATTCTGTCTGATGACAACAGAAAAGTGACACGGGGGAGGGAGGAGCAGCCATATCCAGATCACCCCGAGAGATTTGAGTGCCAGTTTCAGCTGCTGTGCCAGGAGAGTCTGACTGGTCGCTGTTACTGGGAAATAGAGTGTCATGGACAGCCTAACGTTGCAGTGACTTACAAAGGAATCGGTAGGAGTGGATTAACTGATGACTGCTATCTTGGACTGAATGAAAAGTCCTGGAATGTAGAGGTCTATGATGATGGCTACAGTGCCTACCACAGAACAGGTACTGCACCAATATTCGTGCACCCCATTGACATCACCAAAATAGCAGTGTATCTGGACTGGCCTGCTGGCACTGTGTCCTTCTACAGAGTCTCCAACGAAAACGACCCCTATGACAGATTTACTCACCTGCACACCTTCTACTCCAGATTCACTGAACCTGTCTACCCTGGGTTCTGGGTTGGGTTAGGGTGCTCTGTGACTCTGTGTCAGATGGAGAGCTGAGAGCCTGTTTACGTTAACATTCCATTCCATTAACTTTAGCTGCATTTCGCCTTTTTATTGTCTTGCAGAGAGTTACACGAGAAGACTGATACAACTTTCAAGGTTTTTGTAGGATAGGATGGGGAAGGACACCCaccttaaaaataaagtaaaattaaaaaaatacttggaTGAGTTTAGCATGTGCAGGATGTCTGTGTCTTTTTGACAAAGGATAACCAGAATTTCTATTTGGAAATCCTCGAGTGGAATACGTTTCCCAAACCGCTGTACTCTTGTATAATCTCTAACTTGTAGatactaaaaaaaaagtgctgctgGGAGCCCAGAGGAGGCTCTCAATggttgaaaggttttaaaatgattatgttcatatacaccgatcagccaaaccattaaaaccagtggtgggtgaagtgagtaacattgatTATAtggttacaatgcaatgttgtgctgggagacctttggtcacggcattcatgtggatgccacttgacaccctcctcccacccaaacactgctgTGGGCTAAGTAACCCCCCCTCACTGAACTGTCATTGTATATGCAGCGATGTGTTTACTGACAATCAAGTCAGTTTTTAATACAGTGCCgtctgaggggtcaaaggtcacagctgTTCACTGTTGGTTTTCAGCCTCGTCCCTTAAATGCAGAGAATTCTCTGGATTCTCTGAACCTTTTCATGATATTATAGACTGTTGATGTTGAAATCACGAAATTCTTtgcaattgacctatggctaagccacggcCCCCTCTACTCACTCGGACAAGCTATCAACATttagtgaccggcgctatggcaggtgtcacagtacacggcatttcacaggaggcaattgatgatttttgagtacacggcatttcacaggaggcaattgatgatttttggggacattctcattttattgttgagaaggtcgatgtaaagcttaaattacaagccaaaatttacaggtcacagtgtacgcttgtgaaccgcatctggttgccgtcaccatcaaagacaacaagttaaagtgccactgaaattaaggtttttggctcagaatatgagaaaaggataacggcctttNGCTTGATAAACCGCATCTTGTtaccgtcaccatcaaagacaacaagtaaagtgccactgaaattaaggtttttggctcagaatatgagaaaaggataacggcctttttaccatctttaccaagagtgtNNNNNNNNNNNNNNNNNNNNNNNNNNNNNNNNNNNNNNNNNNNNNNNNNNNNNNNNNNNNNNNNNNNNNNNNNNNNNNNNNNNNNNNNNNNNNNNNNNNNNNNNNNNNNNNNNNNNNNNNNNNNNNNNNNNNNNNNNNNNNNNNNNNNNNNNNNNNNNNNNNNNNNNNNNNNNNNNNNNNNNNNNNNNNNNNNNNNNNNNNNNNNNNNNNNNNNNNNNNNNNNNNNNNNNNNNNNNNNNNNNNNNNNNNNNNNNNNNNNNNNNNNNNNNNNNNNNNNNNNNNNNNNNNNNNNNNNNNNNNNNNNNNNNNNNNNNNNNNNNNNNNNNNNNNNNNNNNNNNNNNNNNNNNNNNNNNNNNNNNNNNNNNNNNNNNNNNNNNNNNNNNNNNNNNNNNNNNNNNNNNNNNNNNNNNNNNNNNNNNNNNNNNNNNNNNNNNNNNNNNNNNNNNNNNNNNNNNNNNNNNNNNNNNNNNNNNNNNNNNNNNNNNNNNNNNNNNNNNNNNNNNNNNNNNNNNNNNNNNNNNNNNNNNNNNNNNNNNNNNNNNNNNNNNNNNNNNNNNNNNNNNNNNNNNNNNNNNNNNNNNNNNNNNNNNNNNNNNNNNNNNNNNNNNNNNNNNNNNNNNNNNNNNNNNNNNNNNNNNNNNNNNNNNNNNNNNNNNNNNNNNNNNNNNNNNNNNNNNNNNNNNNNNNNNNNNNNNNNNNNNNNNNNNNNNNNNNNNNN from Epinephelus moara isolate mb chromosome 18, YSFRI_EMoa_1.0, whole genome shotgun sequence harbors:
- the LOC126405548 gene encoding NACHT, LRR and PYD domains-containing protein 12-like isoform X4 → MKSCRVTMTSLKEELWDTLEDLKEEEFKQLKWLLQQEDIMHTVIPHVKAIPVTRLERADRQDTVVQMVQSYGACEALEVTRKVLMKINRNDLVERLLNIPSTPNTEDVGDVATTSENRETEDLMVPVEKPPRPITSYQQMLQSNLENRFICIQEGLSGTQDKKRLEDIYTELYITDGGNMQLNRQHEVRKIEMASRRPAETEVSIKHSDIFKHPSGKYIPIKTVLTNGIAGIGKTLLVQKFILDWAEGKANQDVHLIFPFNFRQLNLLQGKRFHLAKLIHECIEETKDITEDALIYIFTALQKSGNTNYDKSRFKLLFVLDGFDENRLHLDFRAKEKDNIDVTKSAGVEGLLMNLIKGTLLPSARLWITTRPAAANQISLVRVDMVTEVRGFTDPQKEEYFTKRFRDEEQASRIISHIKSSRSLHIMCHIPVFCWITATVLEDVLRTSERGELPKTLTEMYTEFLMFQIRQTTEKYGTKKSLQYIQSLAKLAFYQLKKGNLIFYEKDLKESGIHLHEASIYSGVFTQIFKKEHWRRKDKNKGRMFSFVHLSIQEFLAAFYVELSRINSNKNVMAESQMTFKCLCIVFSETSATEIHRIAIDEALQSPDGHLDLFLRFLLGLSSQTNQDLLADLLKQKRVSSNSNQETIQYIKEKFKENLSPERSINLFHCLSELNDHSLVEEIQRYLSSGILYTQKLTPGQLSALVFILMSSEKHHDVFDLKKYCISERGFLKLLPVFQTSVTYLLSGCGLSNPSCFNALASVLISKPSHLRELDLSSNCPEDGGVTLLSDGLKNPNCRLELLRLSECQLSEKSCDTLASVLSSKTSCLRELDLSNNNLQDSGVKLLSAGLGSLHCTLKCLRLNLCNLSWMSCEALASVLRSQLSCLKQLEMSNNDLRDSGVEVLSGGLESPQCRLEILRLSGCLVTEVGCVSLASALSSNPSHLKELDLSYNHPGDSGVKLLSSGLEDPNWRLDTLRCL
- the LOC126405548 gene encoding NACHT, LRR and PYD domains-containing protein 12-like isoform X3, with product MKSCRAEDVGDVATTSENRETEDLMVPVEKPPRPITSYQQMLQSNLENRFICIQEGLSGTQDKKRLEDIYTELYITDGGNMQLNRQHEVRKIEMASRRPAETEVSIKHSDIFKHPSGKYIPIKTVLTNGIAGIGKTLLVQKFILDWAEGKANQDVHLIFPFNFRQLNLLQGKRFHLAKLIHECIEETKDITEDALIYIFTALQKSGNTNYDKSRFKLLFVLDGFDENRLHLDFRAKEKDNIDVTKSAGVEGLLMNLIKGTLLPSARLWITTRPAAANQISLVRVDMVTEVRGFTDPQKEEYFTKRFRDEEQASRIISHIKSSRSLHIMCHIPVFCWITATVLEDVLRTSERGELPKTLTEMYTEFLMFQIRQTTEKYGTKKSLQYIQSLAKLAFYQLKKGNLIFYEKDLKESGIHLHEASIYSGVFTQIFKKEHWRRKDKNKGRMFSFVHLSIQEFLAAFYVELSRINSNKNVMAESQMTFKCLCIVFSETSATEIHRIAIDEALQSPDGHLDLFLRFLLGLSSQTNQDLLADLLKQKRVSSNSNQETIQYIKEKFKENLSPERSINLFHCLSELNDHSLVEEIQRYLSSGILYTQKLTPGQLSALVFILMSSEKHHDVFDLKKYCISERGFLKLLPVFQTSVTYLLSGCGLSNPSCFNALASVLISKPSHLRELDLSSNCPEDGGVTLLSDGLKNPNCRLELLRLSECQLSEKSCDTLASVLSSKTSCLRELDLSNNNLQDSGVKLLSAGLGSLHCTLKCLRLNLCNLSWMSCEALASVLRSQLSCLKQLEMSNNDLRDSGVEVLSGGLESPQCRLEILRLSGCLVTEVGCVSLASALSSNPSHLKELDLSYNHPGDSGVKLLSSGLEDPNWRLDTLRLEPSGVRWLKSGLKKYACELTLDRNTAHRHLILSDDNRKVTRGREEQPYPDHPERFECQFQLLCQESLTGRCYWEIECHGQPNVAVTYKGIGRSGLTDDCYLGLNEKSWNVEVYDDGYSAYHRTGTAPIFVHPIDITKIAVYLDWPAGTVSFYRVSNENDPYDRFTHLHTFYSRFTEPVYPGFWVGLGCSVTLCQMES